One stretch of Ananas comosus cultivar F153 linkage group 6, ASM154086v1, whole genome shotgun sequence DNA includes these proteins:
- the LOC109711674 gene encoding uncharacterized protein LOC109711674: MEKLFYDTFVEERYRVWFATHCLDGEAYKWWLDIREDPCVDLSSITWKRFKELLLTTYFPQSVKRQMERDLRNLRKGDRTVVEYEREFSRLLHCVPFVVRDDEDKARIFEVGLRPAIFRLVQTSNLSTYREVVNRVLIVEKEAEIMKERDIVDRSKGKRPPAESSGQQSFRRPPKYPRGQPV; the protein is encoded by the coding sequence atggagaagctattctatgatactTTTGTTGAGGAGCGATACCGGGTTTGGTTTGCAACACACTGCCTTGATGGCGAGGCTTACAAGTGGTGGCTTGATATTCGTGAAGACCCTTGTGTGGATTTGTCATCGATCACTTGGAAAAGATTCAAGGAATTATTGTTGACAACCTATTTCCCGCAAAGTGTAAAGAGACAAATGGAAAGGGACCTAAGAAATCTGAGgaagggggacaggacagtagTTGAGTATGAacgagagttctcccgattactgcATTGCGTTCCTTTTGTGGTCAGGGATGATGAAGACAAGGCCCGTATTTTTGAGGTAGGTTTGcggcctgcgattttcagattggtccagaCGTCAAACCTTTCTACTTACAGGGAAGTGGTGAATCGGGTCTTGATTGTGGAAAAAGAGGCAGAAATTatgaaggaaagagatattGTGGATCGAAGTAAAGGGAAGAGACCACCGGCTGAGAGTAGTGGTCAGCAATCCTTCAGGAGACCGCCAAAGTATCCGCGGGGACAGCCGGTCTAG
- the LOC109711675 gene encoding uncharacterized protein LOC109711675, which yields MGHDIESGRGSDFSINAGGALRFRNRWCVLENEEVGKLILQEAHWSPYSVHPGVTKMYQDLKMHYWWLGMKADVGCYVAQCLSADGQSERTIQILEDILRACAVLGPDVLREVEEKVHLARQRLLTAQSKQKSYANKHRRDLEFAVGDRVFLKLKLIGAVAYRLALLPKLANVHNVFHVSNLRKYIHDPEHTLLYEPPELQEDMSYEEFPVSIIAREVRKLRNREIPYVKVWWSNHDDREATWELEDVMKEHHPHLFEESS from the exons ATGGGGCATGACATCGAGAGTGGACGTGGCAGCGATTTCAGTATAAACGCCGgtggtgcgcttcggtttcgaaaccggtggtgcgtgcTGGAAAACGAAGAGGTTGGAaagttgattttgcaagaagcgcattGGTCTCCTTATAGTGTCCACCCGGGCGtcaccaagatgtaccaagatttgaagatgcactattggtggctgGGAATGAAAGCAGATGTTGGATGCTATGTGGCGCAATgcctgtcagcag ATGGGCAATCGGAGAGGACTATTCAGATTTTGGAGGATATATTGCGGGCGTGT GCGGTGTTGGGTCCCGATGTTTTGCGAGAGGTGGAAGAGAAGGTCCACCTCGCTCGCcaaagattgctcacggcgcaatctAAACAAAAGAGTTACGCGAATAAGCACCGTAGAGActtggagttcgcggtgggcgaccgcgtcttcttgaag TTGAAGCTGATTGGTGCGGTGGCTTACCGGCTTGCATTGCTGCCCAAGCTCGCGAATGTTCACAATGTATTtcacgtctccaaccttcgcaagtatatccATGACCCCGAGCACACCTTGCTGTATGAGCCACCGGAATTGCAAGAAGACATGAGctacgaagagtttccggtgtcGATCATTGCTCGAGAGGTGCGAAAATTgagaaatcgcgagattccctacgtCAAGGTttggtggagcaatcacgacgatcgcgaagccacgtgggaactcgaggacgTGATGAAGGAgcaccatcctcatctctttGAGGAGTCgagttga